The following proteins come from a genomic window of Sardina pilchardus chromosome 1, fSarPil1.1, whole genome shotgun sequence:
- the LOC134081753 gene encoding mitotic spindle assembly checkpoint protein MAD1-like produces the protein MEKMDALGQHTDMNHKQACIDLEKATQYITQALQHEVGRNQELCMLIRRLEEKEAETGRSLTDQVESNKQLKLKIDELFKHLGEKDHSLTQANRTVAFLKNEIRELQRQLSSRTGQDVDELPQGGESQIKPISGPSSPLQSDQLMAAEEPLVWSQQLESPDVHIPLVSPSNQNLLEISVSGIKVENAAHGYEDCSQSVERIVQEQLGELHLKVDHLTAVVHSLSENGTEDQQSQRSDNDQRLPILTLEELNHFDERVHRDSEFKKRLIARLSIAGGDCVRKTVSRVCRKVIGPHLATQLNWCGRGQKTGIKSRPIHEILLMSVLRNKVLSTATEAEVEAAIQGWLRLSLDRLGGRRQRPRLAPPQT, from the exons ATGGAGAAG atggaTGCGCTTGGCCAACATACAGACATGAATCACAAACAAGCCTGCATCGACTTGGAAAAGGCCACCCAGTACATCACACAAGCATtacag CATGAGGTAGGTCGGAACCAGGAGCTCTGCATGTTGATTCGTCgtctggaggagaaggaggcggagACTGGGCGGAGCCTAACAGACCAGGTGGAGTCAAACAAGCAGCTGAAGCTGAAGATCGATGAGTTGTTTAAACACCttggggagaaggaccactcacTGACACAGGCCAACcgg ACTGTTGCTTTCCTGAAGAATGAAATAAGAGAGCTGCAAAGACAACTAAGTAGcag gaCGGGTCAGGACGTGGATGAGTTGCCACAGGGTGGAGAGAGCCAGATCAAG CCAATCAGTGgtcccagctctcctctccaatCAGATCAGCTGATGGCAGCTGAGGAGCCGCTGGTCTGGTCACAACAGCTGGAGTCGCCTGACGTTCACATTCCACTGGTCTCTCCTAGCAACCAGAACCTGCTGGAGATTTCAGTCTCTGGGATTAAAGTGGAAAATGCAGCTCACGGATATGAGGACTGCAGTCAGTCTG TTGAAAGGATCGTTCAGGAGCAGCTTGGCGAACTTCACCTGAAGGTGGACCATTTAACAGCTGTTGTACACTCACTCAGTGAAAACGGAACTGAGGACCAACAGTCGCAGAGAAGTGATAACGACCAAAGGCTCCCCATCTTGACGTTAGAAGAGCTCAATCACTTTGATGAAAGAGTTCATCGTGACAGCGAGTTTAAGAAACGCTTG ATCGCAAGGTTGTCTATAGCCGGAGGAGACTGTGTTAGAAAAACCGTGTCGCGCGTGTGCCGGAAGGTGATCGGACCTCATCTGGCCACCCAGTTAAACTGGTGCGGGAGAGGACAGAAGACAGGCATCAAATCACGGCCGATTCACGAGATTCTACTGA TGTCCGTGCTGAGGAACAAAGTGCTGTCCACTGCCACGGAGGCAGAGGTGGAAGCCGCCATTCAGGGCTGGCTGCGCCTGAGCCTAGACCGGCTCGGAGGGCGGAGACAGAGACCGAGACTAGCGCCACCACAGACGTAA